One part of the Raphanus sativus cultivar WK10039 chromosome 7, ASM80110v3, whole genome shotgun sequence genome encodes these proteins:
- the LOC108815508 gene encoding uncharacterized protein LOC108815508, translating into MKIHIYASCGLWKSSINHGWGFLVDEGKGGRLLTLDTSSSFEKLKVMVCEDFGIDANMVSIELSYLPSDLINSIDSPPVIITNDRQASNFLTYVKIKGSTRLCVTMKSPNLAEEGTESPNRESVSMESDDSADMESEEDVEVHDSDDDKRCKKEKSNENSLRFALVDVVKKGQHFSSKMLLKAAFELCAMKHNFDYVVAKSDKKVWYVRCADDDCSWRVRAEGLTGSSYFIIKKYVPEHSCAPSNRNGSVRTASAKTVATLIMHKYETAKEGPKSNDIIQYMRMEHGVEISYSLAWDAREFAINAVKGIPEKGYEKIPKYLHMMKEANPGSHTAYESDRKGRFRFLFISFGQSVRGFYAAIRKVIVVDGTFLKSKYKGVLLVATALDGNSNLYPIAFGVVDSENDLAWEWFMRQLNVVIVDEHSLAFVSDRNSSIAKAIARVYPQSHHGICIHHLLNNVVTNYSGKGMAGLVAKASKAYRAADFRKLFTAIFSISPEIGKYLIDADVRKWARCQFPGYRYDIRTNNPAESINSALRTPREFPVIPLLDSIREMMTRWFFKRRTLSSKHSKPLTIAVEKKIDRRIEKGKTFKVFPVSDFRFLVQGDSFDCMVDLVRRTCSCGKFDLIKIPCRHAIKAGFSVGIKAHALTDDMYTTATWQSAYEESINPIGVPEDSWKVPSAVEESKVLPPKSRRAAGRRKKRRYETAEDKIRASQGSEGSKVRKCSRCGNGGHNRRTCDRAI; encoded by the coding sequence atgaagattcacATCTATGCTTCATGTGGTTTGTGGAAATCGTCGATAAACCATGGATGGGGATTTCTTGTTGATGAAGGAAAAGGAGGCAGGTTACTTACTTTGGACACAAGTTCAAGCTTTGAAAAGCTAAAGGTTATGGTCTGTGAAGACTTCGGAATTGATGCAAACATGGTCAGTATAGAGCTGAGTTACTTACCTTCTGATTTGATCAATAGCATCGACTCACCACCTGTTATCATCACCAATGATCGGCAAGCTAGTAATTTTCTTACATATGTGAAGATCAAAGGTTCGACGCGGTTGTGTGTGACTATGAAATCGCCTAATCTTGCGGAAGAAGGTACTGAGTCGCCTAACAGAGAGTCAGTGTCTATGGAGTCTGACGATTCAGCTGATATGGAATCAGAAGAAGATGTTGAGGTACATGACAGTGATGATGACAAAAGGTGCAAGAAAGAGAAGAGCAATGAAAATAGTCTTCGCTTTGCCTTGGTGGATGTTGTGAAGAAGGGTCAACATTTCAGTTCCAAAATGCTTTTGAAGGCCGCATTCGAACTATGTGCAATGAAACATAATTTCGACTATGTGGTTGCCAAATCGGATAAAAAAGTGTGGTACGTTCGTTGCGCAGATGATGATTGCAGCTGGCGTGTTCGTGCAGAGGGATTAACAGGTTCAtcatattttatcataaaaaaatatgtaccTGAGCATTCTTGTGCTCCATCCAATAGGAACGGTTCTGTTCGGACAGCTTCAGCAAAAACAGTTGCTACTTTGATAATGCATAAGTACGAAACTGCAAAAGAAGGGCCGAAATCAAATGATATAATCCAGTATATGCGTATGGAACATGGAGTTGAGATATCATATTCTTTGGCATGGGATGCACGTGAGTTTGCAATCAACGCAGTGAAAGGTATTCCAGAGAAAGGTTATGAAAAAATTCCCAAATACTTGCACATGATGAAGGAAGCAAATCCAGGGTCACACACAGCTTATGAAAGTGATAGAAAAGGGAGATTCAGATTCCTCTTCATCTCGTTTGGTCAGAGTGTTCGCGGTTTCTATGCTGCAATTCGAAAAGTTATTGTTGTGGATGGGACGTTTTTGAAGAGCAAATACAAAGGAGTATTATTGGTTGCTACTGCATTAGATGGAAACTCTAATTTATATCCTATTGCATTTGGAGTTGTCGACTCAGAGAATGACCTCGCGTGGGAGTGGTTTATGAGACAGCTTAATGTGGTAATTGTTGACGAGCATAGTTTAGCTTTTGTGTCTGATAGGAATTCCTCAATTGCTAAAGCTATTGCCAGAGTTTACCCGCAATCTCATCATGGAATTTGCATTCACCACTTGCTGAATAATGTTGTCACAAATTATAGTGGGAAAGGTATGGCTGGTTTGGTTGCCAAGGCTTCAAAAGCTTATCGAGCTGCTGATTTTCGTAAGCTGTTTACTGCTATTTTTTCTATTAGTCCTGAAATTGGAAAGTATCTCATAGATGCCGATGTGAGGAAGTGGGCTCGTTGTCAATTTCCGGGTTATAGATATGATATTAGGACTAATAACCCTGCGGAGTCGATAAATTCTGCTTTACGTACGCCTAGAGAGTTTCCAGTAATCCCTTTATTGGACAGCATTAGGGAAATGATGACTCGATGGTTTTTCAAACGTAGAACTTTAAGTTCTAAACATTCGAAGCCACTGACCAttgctgtggagaagaagattgacaGAAGGATTGAGAAGGGTAAAACGTTTAAGGTCTTCCCAGTTAGcgattttagatttttggttcAAGGTGACAGTTTCGACTGCATGGTAGACTTGGTCAGACGCACATGTTCTTGTGGGAAATTTGATCTGATAAAAATCCCATGCAGACACGCTATAAAAGCAGGCTTCAGTGTAGGAATAAAAGCACACGCACTCACAGACGACATGTACACCACTGCGACGTGGCAGTCAGCTTATGAAGAAAGCATAAATCCAATTGGTGTCCCCGAAGATTCATGGAAAGTTCCATCTGCTGTGGAGGAGTCGAAAGTCCTTCCTCCAAAGAGTAGACGAGCTGCGGGTAGGAGAAAGAAACGCAGATATGAGACAGCTGAAGATAAGATCCGTGCGTCTCAAGGAAGCGAAGGATCTAAAGTTCGCAAATGCAGTCGATGTGGGAATGGAGGTCACAACAGGAGAACATGTGATAGAGCAATATAG
- the LOC108816830 gene encoding uncharacterized protein At4g04775-like, whose product MPNMKINGGIPSRCWCGKGIITYVSKTEENPYRRFFRCEIGLQRKKEKHLFKWVDEAIIDEIQRMDEHQTRIAEELEDLRNSMKKTIQEEVVKHKNSADVGCVGSILSILCLLSKSE is encoded by the exons ATGCCGAACATGAAAATCAATGGAGGGATCCCTTCCAGATGCTGGTGTGGGAAGGGGATTATCACCTATGTTTCAAAAACGGAGGAGAATCCATACAGACGATTCTTCAGATGTGAGATTGGTTTGCAG agaaagaaagagaagcatCTTTTTAAGTGGGTCGACGAGGCTATAATTGATGAGATTCAAAGGATGGATGAGCATCAAACGAGAATTGCTGAGGAGCTTGAAGATCTGAGAAATTCTATGAAGAAGACAATCCAGGAAGAAGTTGTGAAACATAAGAATTCGGCCGATGTAGGTTGTGTAGGATCCATTCTCAgtattttatgtttgttgtccaaAAGTGAATGA